The following are encoded together in the Parambassis ranga chromosome 20, fParRan2.1, whole genome shotgun sequence genome:
- the timm21 gene encoding mitochondrial import inner membrane translocase subunit Tim21, whose protein sequence is MAYAQILKALQRSLQHAPTQLSVHRGRLTQLSVLMHTSRNLSTVSGPHRGAGAPSPAISCFFQAQRQRLISVDSTARNKSSPEDRDRSVSRYQSGTPKPSTAQKVKDAGRDFTYLIVVLIGLGVTGGLLYVVFQELFSSSSPNKVYGKAFDKVRSHPEVIGAFGEPIKCYGETTRRGRRQQVSHLEYSKDGLKHMRLKFYMEGSEPGLKGTVHSESKENPETGKYEFRYIFVDIDTYPKRTIIVEDNR, encoded by the exons ATGGCTTACGCACAGATTTTGAAAGCTCTGCAGCGAAGTCTACAACATGCACCGACACAGCTCTCCGTGCACAGAGGCAGGCTCACACAGCTCAGCGTGCTCATGCACACCAGCAGGAACCTGTCAACAGTATCAGGACCTCACAGAGGAGCAGGGGCTCCTTCACCCGCGATCAGCTGCTTCTTTCAAGCGCAGAGACAGAGGCTTATCTCTGTGGACTCTACAGCCAGGAATAAAAGCAgcccagaggacagagacaggtcCGTGTCCAGGTATCAGAGCGGGACCCCAAAGCCTTCAACGGCACAGAAAG TGAAAGACGCAGGCAGAGACTTCACCTACCTGATAGTTGTTCTCATTGGGCTTGGAGTGACGG gtggcCTGCTGTATGTGGTATTCCAGGAGCTGTTCTCTTCTTCAAGCCCAAATAAGGTTTACGGGAAAGCCTTTGACAAAGTCAGGTCACACCCTGAG GTGATCGGTGCATTTGGAGAGCCAATCAAGTGTTATGGTGAGACCACCCGACGAGGAAGGAGGCAGCAAGTCAG tcaCCTGGAATACTCGAAGGACGGACTCAAGCATATGAGACTGAAGTTTTACATGGAGGGCTCGGAGCCAGGCCTGAAAGGAACCGTTCACTCAGAGTCAAAAGAG AATCCTGAAACTGGAAAATATGAGTTTCGTTATATATTTGTGGACATAGATACCTATCCCAAGCGGACCATCATTGTGGAAGACAACAGATAA